Sequence from the Lepidochelys kempii isolate rLepKem1 chromosome 7, rLepKem1.hap2, whole genome shotgun sequence genome:
gtcagttgggaatcaatttggagtgggcaaatctactgtgggggctgctgtgatgcaagtagcccacgcaatcaaagatctgctgatatcaagggtagtgaccctgggaaatgtgcaggtcatagtggatggctttgctgcaatgggattccctaactgtggtggggctatagacggaacccatatccctatcttggcaccggagcaccaagccgccgagtacataaaccgcaaggggtacttttcgatagtgctgcaagctctggtggatcacaagggacgtttcaccaacatcaacgtgggatggccgggaaaggtgcatgatgctcgcatcttcaggaactctggtctgtttcaaaagctgcaggaagggactttattcccagaccagaaaataactgttggggatgttgaaatgcctatatgtatccttggggacccagcctaccccttaatgccatggctcatgaagccgtacacaggcagcctggacagtagtcaggagctgttcaactacaggctgagcaagtgcagaatggtggtagaatgtgcatttggacgtttaaaggcgcgctggcgcagtttactgactcacttagacctcagcgaaaccaatattcccactgttattactgcttgctgtgtgctccacaatatctgtgagagtaagggggagacgtttatggcggggtgggaggttgaggcaaatcgcctggctgctggttacgcgcagccagacaccagggcggttagaaaagcacaggagggcgcggtacgcatcagagaagctttgaaaaccagtttcatgactggccaggctacggtgtgaaagttctgtttgtttctccttgatgaaaccccccgcccctgggttcactctacttccctgtaagctaaccacccgcccctcctcccttcaatcaccgcttgcagaggcaataaagtcattgttgcttcacattcatgcattctttattcattcatcacacaaatagggggatgactaccaaggtagcccaggatgggtggtggaggagggaaggaaaatgccgcacagcactttaaaagtttacaactttaaaatttattgaatgacagccttcttttttttgggcaatcctctgtggtggagtggctggttggccggaggcccccccaccgcgttcttgggcatctgggtgtggaggctatggaacttggggaggagggcggttggttacagaggggcagcagtggcagtctgtgctccagctgcctttgctgcagctcaaccatacagtggagcatactggtttggtcctgcaacagcctcagcattgaatcctgcctcctctcatcacgctgccgccacatttgagcttcagccctgtcttcagcctgccacttactctcttcagcccgccacttactctcttcagcccgccacctctcctcccggtcattttgtgctttcctgcactctgacattatttgcctccatgcattcgtctgtgctctgtcagtgtgggaggacagcatgagctcggagaacatttcatcgcaagtgcgtttttttttctttctaagcttcactagcctctgggaaggagaagatcctgtgatcattgaaacacattcagctggtggagaaaaaaaaagggacagcggtatttaaaaagacacattttataaaacagtggctacactctttcagggtaaaccttgctgttaacattatatacatagcacatgtgctttcgttacaaggtcgcattttgcctcctcccaccgcgtgactaccccctcaaccttctcccctccctgtggctaacagcggggaacatttctgtttagccacaggcaaacagcccagcaggaatgggctcctctgagtgtcccctgaagaaaagcactctatttcaaccaggtgaccatgaattatatctcactctcctgaggataacacagagagataaagaacggatgttgtttgaatgccagcaaacatacactgcaatgctttgttctacaatgattcccgagtacgtgttactggcctggagtggtaaagtgtcctaccatgaaggactcaataaggctgccctccccagaaaccttttgcaaaggctttaggactacatctaggagaaccgcaaatgccagggcaaagtaatcctttcacatgcttgcttttaaaccatgtatagtattttaaaaggtacactcaccagaggtcccttctccgcctgctgggtccaggaggcagccttgggtgggttcggggggtactggctccaggtctagggtgagaaacagttcctggctgtcgggaaaaccggtttctccgcttgcttgctgtgagctatctacaacctcctcctcatcatcatcttcttcgtccccaaaacctgcttccgtattgcctccatctccattgaaggagtcaaacaacacggctggggtagtggtggctgaaccccctaaaatggcatgcagctcatcatagaagcggcatgtttggggctctgacccagagcggctgttcgcttctctggttttctggtaggcttgcctcagctccttcagtttcacgcggcactgcttcgggtccctgttatggcctctgtccttcatgccctgggagattttgacaaaggttttggcatttcgaaaactggaacggagttctgatagcacggattcctctccccaaacagcgatcagatcccgtacctcccgttcggtcgatgctggagctcttttgcgattctgggactccatcatggtcacctgtgctgatgagctctgcatggtcacctgcagcttgccacgctggccgaacaggaaatgagattcaaaagttcgcggttcttttcctgtctacctggccagtgcatctgagttgagagtgctgtccagagcggtcataatggagcactctgggatagctcccggaggccaataccatcgaattgtgtccacagtaccccaaattcgagccggcaacgtcgatttaagcactaatccacttgtcaggggtggagtaaggaaatcgattttaagagccctttaagtcgaaataaagggcttcattgtgtggacgggtgcaggtttacatcgatttaacgctgctaaattcgacctaaagtcctagtgtagaccagggctaagagactTTGCAATTGCTTTTATAAAGTATTTTACTCCCTGGGTATCAATATAGTTTTATGCAGGATTAAAACCATTTTTGGCCTGCAATTTGCAGTGTGTTTTAAAATCTCTAAAACTGAAGCCATTTTTAGTGGCTGTACAAATGGTGTTAAACAAGGTGGCAAACTTTTGGTTCTTATGTTGCATTTTCTGGCAGAGTGCCTTTCAACTAAAAGTCTCCACCCCCTTCTCAGGCCCAGACTTCAGATTGTGCAGAGAAGTCTCTCTGCAAGACCCTGCCATGGTGTAAGGGAATTTGTGCTCGTAAGAAAAGAGATCTGGGTATGTATGGTCTCATCAATGTGTGAATATAGGAGGCATGATGTGGTGCAGAATGTACTGGAAGTTTTTTCGAGATGGTTAATTTTGGATAATACAAATTACCTGAGCTCTTAGTAGAGTTCATAACTTCTCTCAAACGTCCAGTAGAGTTAGTTTGCAAGCTCCAAGGGTGTACAGATGCACCATCCTATTTGTCTGAGTTCAGGTTCCACAAACTATTTTAATTATCTCTTGTACACCTCTAGAAAAACTAAGACCTGCCCTAAGTGAATGGAAGCAAGGGTTCTCCTCAGAATAGATGGAGAAGTACACATGAtttatgacttatgaggagaggctgagggaactgggattatttagtctgcggaagaaaataatgaggggggatttgatagctgctttcaactacctgaaagggggttccaaagaggatggatctagactgttctcagtggtaccagatgacagaacgaggagttatggtctcaagttgcagagggggaggtttaggtcggatattaggaaaaactttttcacaaggagggtggtgaaacactggaatgcgttacctcgggaggtggtggaatctccttccttagaagtttttaaggtcaggcttgacaaaaccctggctgggatgatttagttggggattgatcctgctttgagcagggggttggactagatgacctcctgaggtcccttccaaccctgatattctatgattctgtgatccccTGAAGGAACAATAATCCGATGAAGTAATTTTCTTCTGAGAGCTTCTCTTGCAGATTACACTAATTTCTGCATTCAGGAAAAACGGGTTTAAAATATCATTAAACAAGGAATATGTGTGTGTGAAACATATTTGAAACCCCTATGCCATGTCATCTAAGGAGAATAAGAGTCACATAACAATTGCTTCTATGATTTGTTAAAATATCTTGGCTACATTGTTCCTTGCTTATAGCTGGTCATCCTGTACTAGGACATGGACATGTCAAATATCCTGGTTACATCATTTTTACTACAGAGCTACTTGACTCTGTGAAGAATGGGTATGGGTATTTTAAAAGTGCTGCTGCAAATTAATCATCTCTACTCAAAGACATAGATGAAATTGAGTCATTTTCACATATGGGTAGCTCCTCTGCAGTTGCTGTTTCTAGACTCTGGCTTCAGAAGCAGCCACTACATGTCTGTATCAGCTCTGCAGGATTCCAGGCTACTGGATCTGCAGAAGCACAGATCCAGTTGCCCATCTTACATGGACCACACAACGTAGTGCACATCCCCCCCATGTAAACATTTTACCTAAAATCTCCCATACCAGGCAACCTTGAGTTGCACAGATCTTCCTCATCAGAGAGCAATTTTTCTCAGACAAAAGAAATGTGGAAAATCTCATCTGATCTCTGACAAATCAAGACCCATCATTGTTGATATAGCTGATCACACCATGCCAAAAATTCCTCGCATCTTCATCCCTCTTGCATTTTTTAACACTTTTCAAAAAAAACACCTATccacttcacattttcaaaaccCATACTGCCTCCAGCCGGAATGTCTTCTTCCAAAAATGTGGATTCAAAATCCAGCAATTGTAATGTATGTTTGTGTCAGGGgtactctggggtacagatgtggggatccacatgaaagaccccctaatcttatttctaccagcttaggttaaaacttccccaaggcacaaatcccttcttgtccttggatggtattcgctgccaccaccaagtgagttagacaaaggtTCAAAGAAAAGAACCACTcggagttcctgttccccaaaatattcccccccaagccccttcaccccctttcctggggaggcttgagaataatatcctcaccaattggtacaggtgagcacagaccaaatcctTGGGCTTTTAGGACActaaacccaatcagattcttaaaaaaaacagaactttattataaaaaaaaggtaaaagaagcacctctgtaaaatcaggatggaaggtaattttacagggtaatcagattcaaaacatagatgattcccctctcggcaaaactttaaagttacaaaaaaacagggataaacctccctctacccatagggaaaattcacaagctaaaacaaaagatactctaacacatttccttgctcttACTTACTATTCCTGTaatttagatgtatcattcagtaggagctggattacttgcttggtctctctctttgtctcggagagaacacacacagagcataaaaacaaagccttctctcccccccagatttgaaagtatcttctttctccattggtccttctggtcaggtgccaacgaggttaattgaactgattaacccctaaCAGATAAagggattctgtacctctggccaagagggattttatattactgcatacataaaggttgttacccttccctttatatttatgacagtttgaAATAATGATGTGAAAACATCAGTGCATAAACAGCATGACTTGTAAATGTCCTGACAAACCTCTTTACAGATTGTTTTCTTTATTATGTCACGATTTGAAGGGATGGGAGAAAGTATTAAAGGACTTGCCTACACAGGGAAGTTATTCCAGAAGAAGGTAGGATGTGAATCTGAAGTGCTATAGCTAGTCCAGAATAactcccatgtggacactcttattctggaataagagtgcctttttacactttagcttaatccacttccaaagtggattaatttaaatcagaaaaaGCACTCTTATTCTGGGACACAAGCATCCATACAAGAAGCTAGTCCGATCCATTTccctgtgtagaaaagccctaaatAGACATCATtaagtaaagaaaaataaagatgttCCTATGCTAGTTTTTATATGGAGCCTTTATTCAGAATCTTCATAATGAGAACATTTTAATCATGCCAGTAGTAGTTTATGTGTTAGGTATAGGAATCTTAGTCTGGTCAAAAATGTAGTTTCCCTAAAAACTGCCTTTTTAGAGAGCGTATGGGAAAAGCAGGACAGAACACCTTGAAAAGTGACTATAATATTACAAAATATATAAGTAGCAATAGTTTGCGAACTCTTattatgtttttcatttttaccttAACAGAGATTGTGTTTATACGTACAGAAACTCAACACCTTTTAAGAAAATCATTCACAGAGCACTATATTTTGTCCAGTATATTTTTAACATTGTTGTGAAATAAGTGCTTCTGAAAGGTAACGGAGGGTCAGCCCTGAAAACCAAAGTCCTCTATTTGTCTTCAGCACAGGCTGAAGTATGCATTTTTTTCCATATGACGCTCCTGAAACTTGACTTAGACAGCACTTCTAGTTGAGAGAGGATAATTCCATTTCCATGTTCATTTATTGCTTGCCCTCTCTGCTGAAATTGCCAATAAAGATGACAGTTGTGATGCAGACACCTCATTCTTAGAAACTGCACTGAAACACTCTTATGACTATGATGAGCATGTAACTTCCCTGCACTGAGTTTGAATCCTTAGATGTAAGGGAGTAAGGTAAAAACCAGTTTGCTGATTCAAGTCCGAATTTGAATGtagttttttatatttatttactcAGTTTTAAAATGACAGTATAAAAAGGGCCAGTAGTTTTGGTACAATACTTCCCATTTTTGCTTCCAAACACCTCAATTTCAGTCAGCATGGTTCTTTAATTTTTGAGGCCTTTTGAAGAGGATCGAGTTTGGAttgaaataaaagcttttgaAACCAATGTTAATATTAAACAGTGATAAGATACAAAGCACCAATTCTTTCGGAAGTACTGCATCAATTTTCTGATACCTAATATGTTTCAGTGTTTAGGGTTAATCAGTTGTATGGAATCCTTATGGTAATAATATGAATACAACCTGGAATCTATATTTAAAGAATCACCATCTAAAATTTAGCAAGACTTAGATAAGAAACATCCCAGTATATCCCAGGCTATCCCACAAGTCATGTAATTTATACAGAAAAAATTGTCAGCGCTATGAAAAAAATGGCTGAAATATTGTAGCATCAAATTTCAGATCCTGAATTTCTGATGTTCTTGAAGCTACCCCTCTGGAAGAAAGACTGAGAGCATTAGAGATTCCAGATTTTAGGTGTGTTGCAAGTAAGTAGTATAAAATCAAAACTTTGGGGTACATACTACCCTCTGCTGGGAAGCTAAAAACAATGTGCGAGAAAATCCCTCAAATCTTCAGTGGGAGTGCGTGTGAGCAGTGATTCTGCTGCATTTTCCATCCTGTATACTTAGTTGAGGAATAGCTGCATTCTGTGGCATGCTTCTCTCAAATCCTGATGGATTTCCAAGCATCAATTCATGTAGCAGCTACTGCTAGATAAAAGTAAATCCCCCTATATTAAAACACAAACCCATTGCTCCAGTGTAGATTTCTGTGAAGCCTCAAGTTAGGGGTTGTATATCAGTATGTGCTGCAATGGGAGAGGTTAAAGAGCAGGATACAGGCCTTGGGCTGCTGCATGTATGCTCTGGGTCTTTGGAAATGTCCCAAAATCTGTGTGAATCTTGGAGCATCTATGGGTTTTGtgggtgtgataaatgaagtgtgggggggggggtgggggggaggggtagttcccttttatggacacccagccagacagttagctataaaatccctgttggtagctgttctctacttgctttacctgtaaagggttaaaaagtctgactgAATGCATAGGAAAAAGGAAGTGAGTGAGCACCTggcaaaagagccaatgggagggctagaactttttaaaattgaaacaagactccccttttgtctgtctgttgttgttctccggagagaggggacagagcagggatggggctggaactatgctgtaaaaaacattaagccaggtatgaaaaacaaTCAgctcatacctagaaactactcctttaaaaaccccagatatgtaagtagatcaggaaatgtctaggaagacacgattaggtttatttctttatggcttgtggacttctCTCTGTGCTAACCCAAGTGCTTTTATTTcacttgtaacctttaagctggacctccaGAAagccattcttgatgcttaattattatatttgctctttttaaatctagcagtagcttaagttccaaatgtattttct
This genomic interval carries:
- the LOC140915212 gene encoding uncharacterized protein, with the protein product MQSSSAQVTMMESQNRKRAPASTEREVRDLIAVWGEESVLSELRSSFRNAKTFVKISQGMKDRGHNRDPKQCRVKLKELRQAYQKTREANSRSGSEPQTCRFYDELHAILGGSATTTPAVLFDSFNGDGGNTEAGFGDEEDDDEEEVVDSSQQASGETGFPDSQELFLTLDLEPVPPEPTQGCLLDPAGGEGTSAECVSMITGSSPSQRLVKLRKKKKRTCDEMFSELMLSSHTDRAQTNAWRQIMSECRKAQNDREERWRAEESKWRAEESKWQAEDRAEAQMWRQRDERRQDSMLRLLQDQTRDDLLCVQIHDFGTHNKERHLGPSVCKLILIEGKSEEINLSGPLE